The Desulfomicrobium orale DSM 12838 genome includes a window with the following:
- a CDS encoding efflux RND transporter permease subunit, with protein MTRINQRGPIAWMANNPVAANLLMMACLLGGLIVAPHIKQEFLPEPSSEIVTVSVAYPGASPEEVEQGIVLAIEERVAGLDGVKEVLSSSAENSGLVTVKALSGTDIQRLAQDIKSEVDRITSFPKEAETPKVTVSSRRLQTVFLTLYGDVNEIALRSLAETVRDELLQDPEITQINLDGIRDLEISVEISQERLRAHGLTLDEVADIIGKSALELPGGSMKTTQGEILVRVRDRRELGVEFAKLPVITTPEGSVVRLEDLGTVTDGFAEADIMARYNGQPAVLLDVYSVGDQTPVSVSTAVAGHLDRLNQMLPPGVRLAKTFDLSDMFRQRMDLLIKNGIIGLLLVFGLLTLFLEIRLAFWVSMGIPVSILGSFLFLPAADVSINMISMFAFIVTLGIVVDDAIVVGENVYQYREQGLPPLKAAIAGAREMVTPVTFAVLTNMVAFAPMFFVPGSLGRFFSIIPIIVISVFLISLTEVLFVLPSHLGHQKARTISWLAPLQRLQGRFSAGFMRMVDEIFSPLLAWTIRLRYLTLAAAVAGLGITAGYVGSGRMGFDVSPSVESDYAYAALELPFGSPLERTEAVLEQLVRAAGELAKELGDDNLVQGIYSQAGDDRGGHQGSVLVFLAPPEKRSISTTEFTRRWRESVGDIPGVDTLKFQADRGGSGSGAALTVELSHRSTQVLELAGKELAQTLGEYAQTSDIDDGVSQGKMQFDFSLLPQGMSLGLTSLDVARQIRSAYYGAEALRQQRGRNELRVMTRLPLDERSSVHSIENFLLRTPKRSYVPLREVAEVKMGRSYTSIERRKGRRVISVTADVTPRSEAGTIQQSLTESVLPRLVERFPGLTYSFEGKQAESEEGVSALMTGLGIAVLGIFVLLAVPLRSYVQPVIIMTSIPFGIVGAVLGHLLMGYSFSLVSLFGIVALSGVVVNASLVLIDCANSKRRLGQSALTAIHQASLQRFRPILLTTVTTFGGLAPMIWETSRQARFLIPMALSLGFGIVFATFITLGIVPSLYMILEDLRRFFRALLK; from the coding sequence ATGACGCGCATCAACCAGCGTGGCCCCATCGCCTGGATGGCCAACAATCCCGTGGCCGCCAACCTGCTCATGATGGCCTGTCTTCTGGGCGGCCTGATCGTCGCCCCGCACATCAAGCAGGAATTTCTGCCGGAGCCTTCCTCCGAGATCGTGACCGTAAGCGTAGCCTACCCCGGCGCCAGCCCCGAGGAGGTCGAACAGGGTATCGTACTGGCTATCGAGGAACGCGTGGCCGGGCTGGACGGCGTAAAGGAAGTTCTCTCCTCGTCGGCGGAAAATTCCGGCCTGGTCACGGTGAAAGCCCTTTCCGGCACGGATATCCAGCGCCTGGCCCAGGACATCAAAAGCGAGGTGGACCGCATCACCTCGTTCCCGAAAGAGGCGGAAACCCCCAAGGTGACCGTGAGCTCCAGACGGCTGCAAACGGTTTTTCTCACTCTGTACGGCGATGTGAACGAGATCGCCCTGCGCAGCCTGGCCGAAACGGTGCGCGACGAACTGCTTCAGGATCCGGAGATAACGCAGATCAATCTGGACGGCATACGCGATCTGGAAATCAGCGTGGAGATATCCCAGGAGCGCCTCAGGGCCCACGGTCTGACCCTGGATGAAGTCGCCGACATCATCGGCAAATCCGCGCTGGAACTGCCCGGCGGCAGCATGAAGACCACCCAGGGCGAGATTCTGGTTAGGGTCAGGGACCGCCGGGAATTGGGAGTGGAGTTCGCCAAACTGCCCGTCATCACCACACCCGAGGGTTCCGTCGTTCGTCTGGAGGATCTGGGTACCGTCACCGACGGTTTCGCCGAGGCGGATATCATGGCCCGCTACAACGGCCAGCCGGCCGTCCTGCTTGATGTGTACAGCGTGGGTGACCAGACGCCCGTTTCCGTGTCCACGGCCGTCGCCGGCCATCTAGACCGCCTGAACCAGATGCTGCCACCGGGCGTGCGTCTGGCCAAAACCTTCGATCTGTCCGACATGTTCCGCCAGCGCATGGACCTGCTCATCAAAAACGGCATCATCGGCCTGCTGCTGGTTTTCGGCCTGCTGACTCTTTTTCTGGAGATACGGCTGGCCTTCTGGGTCAGCATGGGCATCCCCGTGTCCATTCTGGGCTCGTTTCTGTTCCTGCCCGCCGCGGACGTGTCCATCAACATGATCTCCATGTTCGCCTTCATCGTCACTTTGGGCATCGTGGTGGACGACGCCATCGTGGTCGGCGAAAACGTGTACCAATACAGGGAGCAGGGTCTGCCACCCCTCAAGGCGGCTATCGCCGGAGCGCGGGAAATGGTCACTCCCGTGACCTTCGCCGTTCTGACCAACATGGTGGCTTTCGCTCCCATGTTTTTCGTTCCCGGCTCTCTGGGGCGGTTTTTCAGCATCATACCCATCATCGTGATCAGCGTGTTTCTCATATCCCTTACGGAAGTGCTGTTCGTGCTGCCCTCCCATCTGGGACATCAGAAAGCCCGCACCATCTCGTGGCTCGCCCCTCTCCAGAGGCTGCAGGGCCGGTTCAGCGCGGGCTTCATGCGCATGGTCGATGAAATCTTTTCGCCCCTTCTGGCCTGGACCATCCGGCTGCGCTATCTGACCCTCGCCGCGGCGGTAGCCGGACTGGGCATCACCGCCGGGTATGTCGGCAGCGGCAGGATGGGCTTCGATGTATCACCCAGCGTGGAATCCGACTATGCCTACGCCGCTCTGGAGCTGCCTTTCGGTTCGCCGCTGGAGCGCACCGAGGCCGTGCTGGAACAGCTGGTCCGGGCCGCCGGGGAACTGGCGAAAGAGCTCGGCGACGACAACCTGGTGCAGGGCATCTACTCTCAGGCGGGAGACGACAGGGGCGGGCACCAGGGGTCGGTCCTAGTCTTCCTCGCTCCTCCGGAAAAACGGAGCATCTCCACGACGGAATTCACCCGCAGGTGGCGCGAGAGCGTCGGCGACATTCCGGGAGTCGATACCCTGAAATTCCAGGCTGACCGGGGCGGATCGGGCTCCGGCGCGGCCCTGACCGTGGAACTCTCCCACCGCTCCACGCAGGTGCTGGAACTGGCCGGGAAGGAGCTGGCGCAGACCCTGGGCGAATACGCGCAGACCTCGGATATCGACGACGGCGTTTCCCAGGGCAAGATGCAGTTCGACTTCAGCCTGCTGCCCCAGGGCATGAGCCTGGGCCTGACCTCCCTCGATGTGGCCCGGCAGATCCGCTCCGCCTATTACGGGGCCGAAGCCCTGCGCCAGCAGCGCGGCAGAAATGAACTCAGAGTCATGACGCGGCTGCCCTTGGACGAACGAAGCAGCGTTCACAGTATCGAAAATTTCCTGTTACGCACGCCAAAAAGAAGCTATGTGCCCCTGCGCGAAGTGGCCGAAGTCAAAATGGGACGCTCCTATACCAGCATCGAACGCCGCAAGGGCCGCCGGGTCATCTCCGTCACGGCCGACGTGACGCCGCGGTCGGAAGCCGGAACCATCCAGCAGTCCCTGACTGAGTCCGTCCTGCCCCGGCTGGTCGAACGCTTCCCCGGACTGACCTACAGCTTCGAGGGCAAACAGGCCGAAAGCGAAGAGGGAGTTTCAGCCCTGATGACGGGCCTGGGCATCGCCGTGCTGGGTATCTTTGTCCTGCTGGCCGTTCCTCTGCGCAGCTACGTGCAGCCGGTCATCATCATGACCAGCATTCCTTTCGGCATTGTCGGGGCAGTGCTCGGGCATCTGCTCATGGGATACTCGTTCAGTCTGGTTTCCCTGTTCGGCATCGTGGCCCTGTCCGGGGTGGTGGTCAACGCCTCTCTGGTGCTCATCGACTGCGCCAACAGCAAACGCCGTCTGGGACAGTCCGCCCTGACGGCCATCCATCAGGCCAGTCTCCAGCGCTTCCGCCCCATTTTGCTGACCACCGTGACCACTTTCGGCGGGCTGGCTCCCATGATCTGGGAAACGTCGAGACAGGCCCGCTTCCTCATCCCCATGGCCCTGTCCCTGGGGTTCGGCATAGTCTTCGCCACCTTCATCACTCTGGGAATAGTGCCCTCCCTGTACATGATTCTGGAAGACCTGCGCCGTTTTTTCCGGGCTCTTCTGAAGTAG
- a CDS encoding efflux RND transporter periplasmic adaptor subunit — protein sequence MSIADHEQPEPLSRRMKLLTALLCLLVLGAGAALAAYFLATRPTPPQRPPVPLSPLVEAMPVRSGPAHIVIHAMGTVVPARETSIRAEVPGTVRQMSADFEPGGVVAAGKSLLRLETEDFQLAALTRKAALEQAKADLALERGYQEVARHEWEILSREGQATGSPDLALRKPQLAQARARLLQAEAGLAQAELDLRRTTVTAPFTALVLEKNVNLGAHVSTQETLGKLVDVSQYWVEASVPVDQLLWIALPGKDRPGSAADILAPDGSSRARGRVLRLLGDLENQGRMARILVSVPSPLDVRPTPVLLGEYVRLAIRGARLDGVIRLPRAALHDGDTVWTVRDGLLDIRQVTVAWRDRESVLVSGGLSSGDMVVTSDIPAPIAGMSVTLSGQSPSEP from the coding sequence ATGAGTATTGCCGATCACGAACAGCCCGAACCTCTGTCCCGGCGGATGAAGCTCCTGACCGCGCTTCTCTGCCTGCTCGTGCTGGGCGCGGGCGCGGCCCTCGCCGCCTATTTTCTGGCCACCCGGCCCACTCCGCCGCAACGCCCTCCTGTTCCGCTTTCCCCTCTGGTCGAAGCCATGCCGGTCCGGTCCGGCCCGGCACACATCGTCATCCACGCCATGGGCACGGTTGTCCCGGCCCGCGAGACCAGCATCAGGGCCGAAGTGCCCGGAACCGTCCGGCAAATGTCCGCAGACTTCGAGCCCGGCGGGGTCGTTGCCGCCGGAAAATCTCTCCTGCGGCTGGAAACCGAGGATTTTCAGCTGGCCGCGCTGACCCGGAAGGCGGCGCTGGAGCAGGCGAAGGCCGATCTGGCCCTGGAACGCGGCTATCAGGAAGTGGCCCGGCACGAATGGGAAATACTGTCCCGCGAAGGGCAGGCCACGGGCAGTCCGGATCTGGCCCTGCGCAAGCCCCAGCTGGCCCAGGCCCGGGCCAGGCTTCTCCAGGCCGAAGCAGGCCTCGCCCAGGCCGAACTGGATTTGCGCCGGACCACGGTCACCGCGCCTTTCACGGCGTTGGTACTGGAAAAAAACGTGAACCTGGGGGCGCATGTTTCCACGCAGGAAACTCTGGGAAAACTGGTGGATGTCAGCCAGTACTGGGTGGAAGCGTCCGTGCCCGTGGATCAGTTGCTCTGGATCGCCCTGCCCGGAAAGGACCGGCCCGGATCCGCGGCGGACATTCTCGCCCCGGACGGAAGTTCCCGCGCCCGGGGCCGGGTGCTGCGCCTGCTGGGCGATTTGGAAAACCAGGGCCGCATGGCCCGGATTCTGGTGTCCGTGCCCAGCCCTCTTGATGTCCGCCCCACCCCCGTTCTTCTTGGCGAGTATGTACGTCTGGCCATTCGGGGTGCGCGCCTGGACGGCGTCATCCGGCTGCCCAGAGCCGCCCTGCATGACGGGGACACCGTATGGACCGTACGCGACGGACTGCTGGACATCCGGCAGGTCACAGTGGCCTGGCGCGACCGCGAAAGCGTTCTTGTCAGCGGCGGCCTTTCTTCCGGCGACATGGTGGTCACCAGCGACATCCCTGCGCCCATCGCCGGCATGTCCGTCACCCTGAGCGGACAGTCTCCATCGGAGCCCTAG